In Helicoverpa zea isolate HzStark_Cry1AcR chromosome 3, ilHelZeax1.1, whole genome shotgun sequence, the following proteins share a genomic window:
- the LOC124645946 gene encoding SET domain-containing protein SmydA-8-like isoform X1, whose translation MLSLEQLSQMVKEHLGLCEYVDDLQYTCKWMVSESPFGGRGLFATEDIMPGEVLFVDRPLIYGPRAGSAVEQGCTVCGKLDIDTLYKCSKCLLLLCSVQCQNTNVHLNDCGIISRWNINTPVEDVDGILLSRALTPIRALMLNNYQRIFMSCLQAHDLPQHGTEIRNLKQYYDIPEEEEQLMILACCALDTNAFQIATAYGKKEMSMRGLYPVSGLMNHNCVPNTRYYFNSDLQMTVKAVKPIRAGTEIFSCYSGLLWGTPARRTHLYKTKHFWCKCDRCADPTERGTLLGALKCFSNQCSGYLLPIEPLNCSSSWRCLQCNMRVPIKNICAIQGALGSLMGTLNFESVPDLESFLVNRISKYIPKTNQIVIDLQCRLICAFGEVEGYRWHELSESRLALKENLCRGTLRTLAALGVGDAHLRGLLLYHLHAALAERARRSPDLYEEIKSEIESTIEQAYIILQGDISAPPDLELRRRYLGPGCDKPQEERFFILDA comes from the exons ATGTTGTCGTTGGAGCAATTGTCGCAAATGGTAAAGGAACACCTCGGACTGTGCGAATATGTAGACGATCTGCAATATACGTGCAAATGGATGGTTAGCGAATCTCCCTTCGGTGGACGAGGCCTGTTCGCCACCGAGGATATAATGCCAGGCGAAGTGCTGTTCGTTGACCGACCTCTCATATATGGCCCTCGAGCTGGAAGCGCCGTCGAACAAGGCTGTACGGTGTGCGGAAAACTAGACATTGATACTTTATACAAGTGTTCAAAgtgtttattgttattgtgcTCTGTTCAGTGTCAGAATACTAACGTTCATTTAAACGATTGTGGTATAATATCCCGCTGGAATATCAATACGCCTGTCGAGGATGTTGACGGCATCTTACTGTCTCGCGCTTTAACACCCATCCGAGCACTAATGTTGAATAATTACCAAAGAATATTTATGTCATGTCTACAGGCACACGATTTACCTCAACACGGAACAGAAATAAGAAATTTGAAACAATATTATGACATACCAGAAGAAGAAGAGCAGCTGATGATATTAGCCTGTTGTGCGTTAGACACGAATGCATTTCAAATTGCCACTGCGTACGGTAAAAAGGAAATGAGTATGCGTGGATTGTATCCTGTGTCGGGATTGATGAATCACAATTGTGTTCCAAATACGAGATACTATTTCAACAGTGACCTTCAAATGACGGTAAAAGCAGTAAAGCCTATAAGAGCGGGGACAGAAATATTTTCCTGTTACTCTGGGCTCTTATGGGGAACGCCAGCGCGTCGTACTcacctttataaaacaaaacatttctgGTGTAAATGTGACCGATGTGCTGATCCTACTGAACGAGGAACCCTCCTCGGTGCCCTGAAGTGCTTCTCAAATCAATGTTCAGGATATCTGCTACCCATAGAGCCACTGAACTGCTCAAGTTCCTGGCGATGTTTGCAGTGTAACATGCGAGTTccaatcaaaaatatttgcgcCATCCAGGGTGCCCTCGGAAGTCTCATGGGGACATTAAACTTTGAGAGTGTACCAGATTTAGAAAGTTTTTTAGTTAATCGAATATCAAAGTATATTCCGAAGACGAACCAAATAGTGATCGATCTTCAGTGCCGCCTAATCTGTGCGTTTGGAGAGGTCGAAGGATATCGTTGGCACG AGCTGTCGGAGTCTCGTCTGGCGCTGAAAGAGAACCTGTGCCGCGGCACTCTGCGCACGTTGGCGGCGCTGGGCGTGGGCGACGCGCACCTGCGCGGCCTGCTTCTGTACCACCTGCACGCCGCGCTGGCAGAGCGCGCTCGGCGCTCGCCAGACCTGTATGAG GAAATAAAATCTGAAATCGAGAGTACCATAGAACAAGCCTACATAATCCTCCAAGGCGACATTTCCGCGCCCCCAGATCTAGAACTGAGGCGCCGGTACCTTGGCCCAGGCTGTGATAAACCCCAAGAAGAAAGATTCTTCATCCTCGATGCTTAA
- the LOC124645819 gene encoding probable alpha-aspartyl dipeptidase: MPARRQALLLSSSNCHGYSMLEFAKKEICNILKKNEISELVFIPYAQKDHDTYTAKIKEVMEPWGIDVTGLHTYPYVIDKIKNSKAIFIGGGNTFLLLKTLYEKELLQLIKEKVDEGSLVYLGSSAGTNVATASIHTTNDMPIIYPPSFNAIGIVPFNINPHYTDMISETHKGETRDQRIYEYLQMMHAKPVLGLKEGSMLHVDGSHLTIKGIAGAVLFRRFDKKPEYFPPDSDVSFLWEPVKEV; encoded by the exons ATGCCTGCCCGTCGTCAAGCACTCTTACTTTCTTCATCAAATTGTCATGGCTATTCAATGTTGGAATTTGCGAAAAAAGAAATATGCAATATCCTCAAGAA gaATGAAATAAGTGAGCTGGTCTTCATCCCCTATGCTCAAAAGGATCATGATACTTACACCGCGAAGATTAAAGAAGTCATGGAACCATGGGGAATTGATGTAACAGGCCTTCATACCTATCCTTATGTtattgacaaaattaaaaactctAAAGCCATTTTCATAGGGGGAGGAAACACATTCCTTCTATTGAAAACACTGTATGAAAAAGAACTTTTGCAACTAATCAAAGAAAAAGTTGATGAAGGTAGCCTAGTATATCTGGGTAGTAGTGCTGGTACAAATGTTGCTACAGCAAGCATTCATACTACTAATGATATGCCTATAATTTATCCTCCAAGTTTTAACGCCATTGGTATTGTGCCTTTCAACATCAATCCCCATTACACTGACATGATCAGTGAAACACACAAAGGTGAAACAAGGGACCAGAGAATATATGAGTATTTACAAATGATGCATGCTAAACCAGTGCTTGGGTTGAAGGAGGGCTCAATGCTGCATGTTGATGGATCTCACTTGACTATAAAGGGAATTGCTGGAGCAGTGCTATTCAGAAG GTTTGACAAGAAGCCGGAATATTTTCCTCCTGATTCAGATGTATCATTTCTGTGGGAACCAGTCAAAGAAGTTTAA
- the LOC124645946 gene encoding SET domain-containing protein SmydA-8-like isoform X2, translating into MAHTIAEKIHKQLMAYLEEVSQPLWTIKPSKLGGRGLFALQPIKKGTLIFKNKPLIVAPRADRAGDCYCTVCHQVNKACRPCELCSLAICSEECKTSKDHDTECNFITANWKPKPDSVNDIHHPEVLARMQIYLRFLLLKKDHKLLLTFLQNNNAEGKFLELEMLCRTHVVLDDQITFMKIVHSIININSFRIPNNPLDGKIPLRGLYPLSAFLNHNCVPNTRNVFNPDYTMAVYATRDIEVGEEILTCYTGLLLCTPARRCFLYKSKHFWCKCERCKDNTEMGTKLSALKCFNKECVGILLPTSPLNPEAEWCCDNCDSKNTPDEVRTIQSILGSLVGSLDLDDQFRLEAAILARLANFIPYSNHIFIDLRLRLALKIGFTEGLKLNELSESRLALKENLCRGTLRTLAALGVGDAHLRGLLLYHLHAALAERARRSPDLYEEIKSEIESTIEQAYIILQGDISAPPDLELRRRYLGPGCDKPQEERFFILDA; encoded by the exons ATGGCGCACACAATTGCCGAAAAGATACACAAGCAGTTAATGGCATACCTTGAAGAAGTTTCTCAACCCCTCTGGACCATCAAACCATCAAAACTCGGAGGGCGAGGATTATTTGCATTGCAACCAATCAAGAAAGGAACCTTGATCTTCAAGAATAAGCCGCTGATTGTAGCACCGCGTGCCGATCGAGCCGGAGACTGCTACTGCACCGTTTGTCATCAAGTCAATAAAGCTTGCCGCCCTTGTGAACTATGTTCATTGGCAATCTGTTCAGAAGAATGCAAAACCAGCAAGGATCACGACACTGAATGCAACTTTATCACAGCCAACTGGAAACCAAAACCTGATAGTGTTAATGACATCCATCATCCAGAAGTATTGGCACGAATGCAGATTTATTTACGGTTTTTACTTCTTAAGAAAGATCACAAATTGCTgttaacttttttacaaaacaacaaTGCCGAAGGTAAATTCTTAGAACTTGAAATGTTGTGCAGGACGCATGTGGTGCTGGATGATCAAATAACATTTATGAAAATAGTGCACTCCATTATCAACATAAACTCCTTTAGGATTCCTAATAACCCACTAGACGGAAAAATACCACTACGAGGACTTTACCCACTGTCAGCATTTCTCAACCACAATTGTGTCCCAAATACAAGAAATGTGTTCAACCCTGATTACACTATGGCTGTATATGCCACAAGAGATATTGAAGTTGGAGAAGAGATCCTAACGTGCTACACAGGGCTATTATTGTGCACCCCAGCTAGAAgatgttttctttataaatcaaaacatttctgGTGCAAGTGTGAGCGATGTAAAGATAATACGGAGATGGGAACAAAGCTATCTGCACTGAAATGTTTCAACAAAGAATGTGTGGGAATTCTGCTTCCGACGTCGCCTTTAAACCCTGAAGCGGAGTGGTGCTGTGATAATTGTGATTCTAAAAATACTCCGGACGAAGTAAGGACGATTCAAAGCATTTTGGGAAGCTTAGTTGGTTCCTTGGACCTGGATGATCAATTCCGCCTGGAAGCGGCTATTCTAGCACGATTAGCTAATTTCATCCCTTACTCTAATCATATCTTCATCGATTTGCGATTGAGATTAGCATTGAAAATTGGATTTACCGAAGGATTGAAGCTAAATG AGCTGTCGGAGTCTCGTCTGGCGCTGAAAGAGAACCTGTGCCGCGGCACTCTGCGCACGTTGGCGGCGCTGGGCGTGGGCGACGCGCACCTGCGCGGCCTGCTTCTGTACCACCTGCACGCCGCGCTGGCAGAGCGCGCTCGGCGCTCGCCAGACCTGTATGAG GAAATAAAATCTGAAATCGAGAGTACCATAGAACAAGCCTACATAATCCTCCAAGGCGACATTTCCGCGCCCCCAGATCTAGAACTGAGGCGCCGGTACCTTGGCCCAGGCTGTGATAAACCCCAAGAAGAAAGATTCTTCATCCTCGATGCTTAA
- the LOC124645947 gene encoding visual pigment-like receptor peropsin, which yields MQTLFEDLEDECPWYYFDSSYKVLLGACLFIFGVFGVLLNGWLFATFIHSHLLIFRSHILVLNLCTASLGRNLVGFPFAGSSAIAKRWLFGPSCCQLFAFLNQFFGVFQMTALFVAVLERYLLAKYFRRERFLCTRMYWSFVGLSWFNSFIFAIPPLFGYGKYSCDSTGTTCTFLWPSSTSGAKHIGFSIPYILVCGVIPVVAIFNYMGKAVRLERIFYKGEQQKEQTKLTQTLHAVSISTLAFWIPAAVLVGYQWLPLLIYGYRPHVPSALAVIAPIASEAATSIPVLCFIAGDERLRAALLGRMRRNYALLQPEQAKRYNNLL from the exons ATGCAAACCTTGTTTGAGGATCTCGAAGATGAGTGTCCGTGGTATTATTTCGACAGTTCTTACAAAGTGTTACTGGGAGCTTGCCTTTTTATATTCG GTGTGTTCGGGGTGCTGCTCAATGGTTGGCTTTTTGCCACATTCATCCACAGTCACCTGCTCATATTCAGGAGTCATATTCTGGTACTTAATCTGTGCACAGCATCACTTGGCAGAAATCTTGTCGGATTTCCATTTGCCGGATCATCGGCTATAGCGAAaag ATGGCTCTTTGGTCCTTCGTGCTGTCAACTATTTGCATTTCTGAATCAATTCTTTGGTGTCTTTCAAATGACTGCCTTGTTCGTGGCAGTTTTGGAGCGATATTTATTAGCAAAGTACTTCAGACGTG AAAGATTTCTCTGTACGCGAATGTATTGGTCTTTCGTTGGCCTCAGTTggtttaattcatttattttcgcCATTCCCCCTTTGTTTGGCTATGGGAAGTACTCATGTGATTCAACCGGAACTACTTGCACATTTCTTTGGCCATCATCGACTTCTGGAGCCAAACACATAGGCTTCAGTATACCTTACATTCTTGTGTGTGGAGTCATACCAGTCGTCGCTAT ATTTAATTACATGGGAAAAGCTGTTCGGTTAGAAAGAATATTCTACAAAGGCGAGCAGCAAAAGGAGCAAACGAAGCTTACGCAG ACTCTGCATGCAGTGTCCATTAGTACGTTGGCGTTTTGGATACCTGCTGCCGTTTTGGTTGGTTACCAGTGGTTACCATTACTCATATACGGATACAGACCACATGTGCCATCTGCTTTGGCGGTGATCGCACCTATCGCCTCGGAG GCAGCCACAAGTATTCCAGTACTTTGTTTCATTGCCGGTGATGAGAGGCTCCGCGCCGCACTTCTTGGACGCATGCGCAGAAATTACGCCTTGCTTCAACCTGAGCAGGCCAAACGGTACAACAACTTACTTTAG